A single window of Coffea eugenioides isolate CCC68of chromosome 7, Ceug_1.0, whole genome shotgun sequence DNA harbors:
- the LOC113777803 gene encoding uncharacterized protein At1g10890-like, whose amino-acid sequence MGRSRSRSLSRSPSYSRRGHSRSPSPSPVSHRYGSRRSRRDRSRSRYSNSHSRRRSRSSSSRRRRSRSSSPRRRRSRSPTLRRRKSPSPTPRHHRRQRSRSYSLSPVNKSPSSSPASSELKNASEKTRKEEEEKKREQQEEELKRLEEETARRLEDEIRRKVEEKLASEEVKLEILRRIEEGQKKLFEDVEVQLQKEKEAALMEAKLKEEQARKEREELDKMLEENRRRVEEAQTMLAMELQRKEEERHRELELIQRQKEEAARRKKLEDEEEHANQMISTSKSRSRSRSIGL is encoded by the exons atgGGTCGGAGCCGGAGCCGGAGCCTATCGAGGTCACCGTCGTACTCTCGGAGAGGCCACTCCCGGTCTCCGTCTCCGTCTCCGGTCAGTCACCGGTATGGTAGCCGCCGTAGTCGTAGGGACCGCAGCCGGTCACGTTATTCCAACTCTCATAGCAG GCGAAGAAGTCGTTCAAGTAGTTCTCGTCGACGTAGAAGTCGTTCAAGTAGTCCTCGACGACGCCGAAGTCGTTCACCCACATTGAGGCGCCGAAAGAGCCCTTCTCCAACACCTAGGCATCACAGGAGACAGAGAAGTAGGAGTTACTCGTTGTCACCTGTTAACAAGTCTCCTAGTTCTAGTCCGGCATCATCTGAGCTCAAGAATGCCTCAGAAAAGACcagaaaggaagaagaagagaagaaaag AGAACAGCAAGAAGAAGAACTGAAAAGATTAGAAGAGGAGACTGCAAGGAGGTTGGAAGACGAAATCCGGAGGAAGGTTGAAGAAAAATTGGCTTCAGAAGAAGTTAAACTGGAAATATTAAGAAGGATAGAAGAAGGCCAGAAGAAATTGTTTGAGGATGTTGAAGTTCAActgcaaaaggaaaaagaagctGCTCTTATGGAGGCAAAACTAAAAGAA GAACAAGCTCGAAAGGAGAGGGAAGAGCTTGATAAAATGCTTGAGGAGAATAGAAGGCGGGTAGAAGAGGCTCAGACGATGTTAGCTATGGAACTTCAGCGAAAAGAAGAAGAACGCCATCGGGAGTTGGAGTTGATTCAAAGACAAAAAGAAGAGGCTGCTCGAAGAAAGAAACTGGAAGACGAGGAAGAACACGCGAATCAGATGATATCGACCAGCAAGAGCAGATCTCGATCAAGGTCAATTGGTCTGTGA